AGGAGCTTGATGCTTGCCTGTTCGATAACCTGCGATCCTGTGACTGGGTCCTTGATGCGTTGCTCGGCACGGGAGCCAAGGGCGCGCCTCGTCCACCCTTTCGTCGAGCGATTGAGCTGATGAACGCATGCCGCGCCCGGAAGCTTGCGGTTGATATTTCGAGCGGATTGGACGCCGATACAGGAGTTCCCTCTGAAGTCACCTTTCGCGCCGACCTGACGTGTACCTTTGCGGCCGCGAAACCCGGTTTGTTGGTCGCTGAGTCGCAGTCGTTCGTGGGCGATTTGCAGATTGTTGATATTGGGGTGCCAAGCCGCCTGTTAGCCAGATTTGGGATCGGCGATTAGTGCCATTTAAGCTCGCATTTCCCCTTTGACTGCCCACACTTTGGTACACGATTTGTGCCAAGACCTAGCGATACACGGATTGGGACGATCTATCTGCCAAGCTGACAGGAGATTGGCAGTCGTTTGAAGCTGCGATTCTGCGTCAGTCAATCTATCGACGAGTGGTAGCCTACGAAGATCTGAAAGATGCTGAATGTTCGGCCGTCGATCCCGCCATTGGGACACGTCGTGGGCGGTCGAGCGGTGTTGGTCGCTTTGAAACCGAGATGCTCAGCCAGCGGCATAATCTGATAGCCCTGATGAACCTATCCGGCCAGTGAATCGAAAAAATCGATCGGTATAA
This genomic stretch from Pirellulaceae bacterium harbors:
- a CDS encoding NAD(P)H-hydrate epimerase yields the protein MDELHESPPTLTRHAVRELDRVAMNQLGMLGLVLMENAGRGVVDCLRRQGDLNRVVILCGKGNNAGDGFVIARHLDLVGVVVEVVLCCNPDELQGDALANYQLLPHTRATVVKELDACLFDNLRSCDWVLDALLGTGAKGAPRPPFRRAIELMNACRARKLAVDISSGLDADTGVPSEVTFRADLTCTFAAAKPGLLVAESQSFVGDLQIVDIGVPSRLLARFGIGD